A stretch of the Neisseria sp. DTU_2020_1000833_1_SI_GRL_NUU_006 genome encodes the following:
- a CDS encoding DUF2059 domain-containing protein, translated as MKLKTLLLPFAALALCANAFAATPSDASLERWLDTQNFDRDMEKNMIDSFNIGFKPYADKALAKIPETKKEQMAKAIDRYRENVLKDLITPEVKQTVRNTLLKHAKSTYTQEEVDSMIAFYSSPIGQAVVAKTPLMLKQAMSEISTFGFALTEKAVQRHTPEFAKEIQGIMCGDKNPDTSCKQAKQVGKKHKK; from the coding sequence ATGAAACTGAAAACTTTGTTATTGCCCTTCGCCGCGTTGGCATTGTGTGCCAACGCATTTGCCGCTACACCCAGCGATGCGTCGCTGGAGCGTTGGTTGGATACGCAGAATTTTGACCGGGATATGGAAAAAAATATGATTGACAGTTTCAATATTGGATTTAAACCATATGCAGATAAAGCCCTTGCCAAAATACCGGAAACGAAAAAAGAGCAAATGGCAAAAGCTATTGACCGTTATCGCGAAAATGTTTTGAAAGATTTGATAACGCCCGAAGTGAAACAAACTGTCCGCAATACTTTATTAAAGCATGCTAAATCGACATACACGCAAGAAGAAGTTGACAGCATGATTGCCTTTTATAGTTCGCCTATCGGGCAGGCTGTTGTTGCCAAGACGCCTCTTATGCTCAAGCAAGCGATGAGTGAAATATCGACGTTTGGATTTGCATTAACAGAAAAAGCTGTGCAGCGTCATACGCCTGAATTTGCAAAAGAGATACAAGGTATCATGTGTGGCGACAAAAACCCTGATACAAGCTGTAAACAAGCCAAACAGGTTGGGAAAAAGCATAAGAAATAA
- a CDS encoding Trm112 family protein, whose product MEKKFLDILVCPVTKGRLEYHQDKQELWSRQAKLAYPIKDGIPYMLENEARALSEEELKA is encoded by the coding sequence ATGGAAAAAAAATTCTTAGACATCCTCGTCTGTCCCGTTACCAAAGGCAGGCTGGAATATCATCAGGACAAACAAGAGTTGTGGAGCCGTCAGGCGAAGCTGGCTTATCCGATTAAAGACGGCATTCCCTATATGCTGGAAAACGAAGCACGAGCGTTGAGCGAAGAGGAACTCAAAGCATGA
- the kdsB gene encoding 3-deoxy-manno-octulosonate cytidylyltransferase, which yields MTEFVVLIPARLDSSRLPGKALADIHGKPMVVRVAEQAAKSKAARVVVATDHPDIQTACQAHGVEVVMTSKRHESGTTRLAEAAAALKLPQHLVVVNVQGDEPLIAPELIDRTAEVLVENNVQMATAAHELHDFDEFMNPNVVKVVLDKNRNAIYFSRAPIPYPRDAMRAEKRELPAETAVLRHIGIYAYRAGFLQRYAEMSVSPLETIESLEQLRVLWHGYPIAVETAKQAPAAGVDTQEDLDRVRAVFEAV from the coding sequence ATGACCGAATTTGTCGTATTGATTCCGGCGCGGCTGGATTCATCGCGCCTGCCCGGAAAAGCCTTGGCGGATATTCACGGCAAACCGATGGTCGTGCGCGTTGCCGAACAGGCGGCAAAAAGCAAAGCCGCGCGCGTCGTCGTTGCCACCGACCATCCCGACATTCAGACGGCCTGTCAGGCGCACGGCGTCGAAGTCGTCATGACTTCAAAACGGCACGAAAGCGGCACGACGCGCCTTGCCGAAGCCGCCGCCGCGCTGAAACTGCCGCAACATCTGGTGGTCGTCAACGTACAGGGCGACGAACCGCTGATTGCCCCCGAACTTATCGACCGCACCGCCGAAGTTTTAGTGGAAAACAACGTACAGATGGCGACCGCGGCACACGAATTGCACGATTTCGACGAATTTATGAATCCCAACGTCGTCAAAGTCGTCCTCGACAAAAACCGCAACGCCATCTACTTCAGCCGCGCCCCGATTCCCTATCCGCGCGATGCCATGCGCGCCGAAAAACGCGAATTGCCTGCCGAAACCGCCGTCCTGCGCCATATCGGCATCTACGCCTACCGCGCCGGTTTTCTGCAACGCTACGCCGAAATGAGCGTTTCGCCGCTGGAAACCATTGAATCGCTGGAACAACTGCGCGTCCTGTGGCACGGCTATCCGATTGCCGTCGAAACCGCCAAACAAGCCCCCGCAGCCGGCGTGGATACGCAGGAAGATTTGGACAGGGTCCGAGCCGTCTTTGAGGCCGTCTGA